The genomic interval TTAATAAAATAAAAATGATGATTAGAAAATGCATCTATGAGGAAAATACAGATGCCAAAATCAAACTATTTATTCGAATTAATAAGCTACTTCCAAAAGAACTGAAAATAGAATCGCCTACTATGATAACAAAAGACTTTATCGACAAAGGATTGTATATATTAGAGGGAAAGCTTGAAAGTAAGCTTCAATCAACTTCTATATCCTAGTTGGAAACAGTCTATTAAATAATTATGAGATGGACCCAAAGGCCAGAATTAGTTAACTTAAAGTGCAATTTTTTTATTTTAAAAAGTGGATAACCACAAGAAGAGTATTGTAATCATACAGACTTATAGACATAGAACAACAGGTCGCAACGAGTTTTTGACTCTTCTAAAGTTAAATTTTGAACAAAATAAAGTCATTTATGAAGGCATCAATCACTTTGTAATTATATTGTTAAATGTAATTGCATTACACAAAGTAATCAGATAGACGCCATGATTATTCATATGAATAACAGATATGATATACCTTCAATGAAACAAATAGACATTTATCTAATGAATAAAGAATAAGACCAGACGAACTCCATAAAGGTAAAGTGGCTTTACAATCGAAATGTTGGATGAATGACATAATTTGTGACCACTATTTTATGATAGTGGAAATGGAGCCAGAATATAAATAACGTGCAAACCTATTTTTCTTGTGGAAGTACCAATTGAACAGATTTTACAAGATTTTGCAGTTATAATGATAATCGCCTCTGTAATGACACTGATATTTTATAGGCTAAAACAGCCCATAGTAATCGGGTTTATTGTTGCAGGCATAATAATCGGGCCTCATACTCCTCCCTTTAGTCTTATCCATAATTCAGATGTTCTTAATTTGTTTGCAGAGATGGGGGTAATCCTTTTGCTGTTTACTGTCGGTATGGAATTTCCAATTCAAAAATTAAGAAAGATAGGAAGAAAAGCAATAATAATCGCCTCAAGTGAGGCGTTGGGGACTCTGGCTATAGGGTTTTTTACTGCCCAGGCACTAGGGCTTGGATTTTACGATAGCTTGTTCATAGCCCTTGCAATATCAGTAACAAGTACTGTAATCGTCATGAGAGTTTTAGGCGAACTCAACATGATGAAAGAGGAATCAGCAACATTGATCCTTGGAACAGCTATCATTGAAGACATTATCATAATATCTCTGTTGGCGATATTCCAATCCTCTGGGGTGAGTGGAGACATTTCGGTCAATGAAGTAATAGTTTCAATTGCGATAACTATTGGATTTATCGCAGGTGTGTTAATAGTAGGTTCAAAAATTGTTCCCAAGCTGATAGATGTCGTTGCACGAACAAATCAACACGATGTTTTGATTGTTGCTGCAGTAGGTGTTGCCTTTGGATTTGCATTCATATCTTTTCAATTAGGCATTTCAGTCGCGGCTGGAGCATTCTTTGCAGGGGTTTTGATTGCAGAATCAAGATCACATGCGGTGACAAGCGTCCTAGCCACACCGGTAAAAGACATTTTTGCAGCATTATTTTTTGTATCAGTAGGAGCGCTGATGGACTTTAAGCTTATTCCAGTGTTCATAGTCCCTGCTTTAGTATTAATTGGAGTTTCAATTGGTGCAAAATTCCTGACTGTTTATTTATCATCAAGACTCCAGAAGATAAACAACTTAACCTCAGCTCGGACAGCCGTTGGGTTATCATCTTCCGGTGGTGAAATAGCGCTCGTAGTAGCAAAGGGAGGAATAGATGTAGGGGCAGCTAGTGCTTTCATATTGCCTATGATAGGTACGATGACGATAATTACCACCTTTATTTCACCCTATGTTATAAAATATGGATGGAAGTTCACAGAAAGGTTGAGAAAAGATCAAAAGAATATCGACAAAGATCCCTCAGACCCGGATTCATGATACAAGAGGAAAAACAAAAAATTTTTGTTTACTAGAAATCGCGGATAAAATGCTAATATATAAGCTGGTCGTTTCTGTCACAATGTTGTTTTAAACATATGGCAAATCCCACATGCCCGCAATCGTCAGTGTCGCAGGTCATACACCATGGCATACTCTCTCTATATCCAACGATTACAGATTGACTAATACATTTATCATACAAAATTACATATTTATTTTCAAAGAAATCCTTTACAACGATTAAACAATCCCGTGACGTTCTATTTTCAGCCATTAACCATTTCATAAATTCCATGGTACCTAAATCAAGGGTTGATAACTCATGTTCTTTTTCAATTAGTTGGGATTTTCCAGACAATCTAATCTTATCTTTCCTGTCCAACTTCACTTCATTGATAAGGGTATTAAAGATATCTATAGTATCATACCAAAAAATAATTATTATTATTTATATATCCTAAATGTTTCATGACGTCGCAGCATGTACCTGTTGAGCACTTGATATACCTGCACAAATAGTCATGAGGGTTAATTTTTAGATAAATCGATACTTAGCTCGTTAAATTTTTCACATTGAGGGCACTGCAACACAATACTCAATCCTTTTTGATCAGTTTTCAAAAGTTGTGATATTTGATCCGAATGAATATTTTTTGCCAGTATAAATCCACAACTTCCACATAGATATGAAAATTTAGACGATGGTAAATCTTCATAATCATCCCCGTTGAAATAAGGAGATTTAACTGATGTTTGTCTAAAAACTGCTTTATGATCATGAGGTTCTGAAATAATCTTGCATCGTATGTCAGACATCATTAACAGATAGGATTTCAATCATATAAATAAAAATTCGACCTCATAAATTAGGCCAACTCCTAATGGTTTACATTACCATTAGGAACAATGCCATATTCAGGCATCCTTGCTCTTCTTATATGTTAGTGCCAACAAAAAAAAGTCTAAACTAGATTTTTTAAAAGAAAACTATCAAAGTGAAACAAATGATTAACCCTTCTTAACACATACAACCAACAAATTTTTTTTTTAAAGTCAATACAAATATTATCTATCACATATGATCAATTTTTTTTCTTTACCTAACCAAATCTCATTAGTTACGATTTTTATATCCTGATATGTAGTTACCATTTTATTTTACTGTCATCCCAGGTGGAAAAGTAATGAGGAGTAATTTCTACAATCATAGAGTCGCCATTTTCAACGGATCTTATTATAGCAGTGGCCGTGGGATTAGTAAGATCACTTAAATATCTCAATAATATGCCCTTGGCTATAGTAACATTTGTACTAATATCGTCAACAATGCTTGCTACCCCTTTACCTCTAACACCCTTATATGGAATAGAACAGTTATCTATACAAAAATAAACTTGTTGACAAATACTTAAATTAATTGCCTTTTTTGAATTCTTTGATGTATTTATATAAATCTTATTTGTAATTTTGTTGAAACTGTACCAAACTGGATGAACATTTGGAAAACCATCTTTATCTCTTGTTCCCAAATGAAGATTTAATTTGCTATTATTAAGGAATTCTATCAATTCAAATTCTAACATGCATACACTATATCCGGGACCACCATTGAATATCTTCATGCAAATTTACTATTACAATTTAAGTATTAATTCTTGTATACTAGATCCATTTTTGACTCGATGAATTGAAATTCTAAAAAGAAAAATTTCGGGTTGATACAAAAATACTTGCTTTAAACAAATAATTTCTAATACTGTATCATATCGAGTGCCAATCTTAATCGGGTAATTTCATCCTTTAATAAAAGACCTTCATCGATATCCCTGGAATAATTTAGGAGTCTCTCACAAGCTTGAATTTGGGCAGATATTAGTTCGACCTTATTCATACACAAACTGTGTGTAGACTCAATGAAATGATATGAAACACTTTTTCCCCGTTCATTGCAACCACATGTTTTTGCTTCCACTAAATAGGGTACCTCATTTTCGATGATATTCACGACTATAATATCACATTATAACTAAACATTTCAAATTATATAAGCATTGATAGAAATAAATTGCA from Candidatus Nitrosocosmicus hydrocola carries:
- a CDS encoding pyridoxamine 5'-phosphate oxidase family protein — its product is MKIFNGGPGYSVCMLEFELIEFLNNSKLNLHLGTRDKDGFPNVHPVWYSFNKITNKIYINTSKNSKKAINLSICQQVYFCIDNCSIPYKGVRGKGVASIVDDISTNVTIAKGILLRYLSDLTNPTATAIIRSVENGDSMIVEITPHYFSTWDDSKIKW
- a CDS encoding cation:proton antiporter; amino-acid sequence: MEVPIEQILQDFAVIMIIASVMTLIFYRLKQPIVIGFIVAGIIIGPHTPPFSLIHNSDVLNLFAEMGVILLLFTVGMEFPIQKLRKIGRKAIIIASSEALGTLAIGFFTAQALGLGFYDSLFIALAISVTSTVIVMRVLGELNMMKEESATLILGTAIIEDIIIISLLAIFQSSGVSGDISVNEVIVSIAITIGFIAGVLIVGSKIVPKLIDVVARTNQHDVLIVAAVGVAFGFAFISFQLGISVAAGAFFAGVLIAESRSHAVTSVLATPVKDIFAALFFVSVGALMDFKLIPVFIVPALVLIGVSIGAKFLTVYLSSRLQKINNLTSARTAVGLSSSGGEIALVVAKGGIDVGAASAFILPMIGTMTIITTFISPYVIKYGWKFTERLRKDQKNIDKDPSDPDS